The DNA sequence gtaatagttctaaatttggtcctaagggtataaaaccccagattatgtgttatgtgagtggttttgaggtgacgcacatgctaggtgacgggcgtgtgggcgtgcaccgtaggaattgtgacttggtcaaattccatggaactatgtagttgaattatctgttgatatccgtacattctccaCGTGATAGGGAAAATTGAGCttagactcgtattaaaaatcatgtttagacatatgctgttattattggtacccactggggtcatttttatggttgaataatatgttcaaattataatttttcactcagtcatgtttattcattttatatcatacctcagtctctcttatttattattgatgcatcatatcactatttttgggctgcttatcatgatttctgagagcctgagagactggagaggttggagactgagtgaggctgagggcctaattgtgaggatatttatggatcgggttgcacgctgcagcatatttattgatttatgccatgattggcttgatatagcgcttgggctgaaggagcccctctggggtctgtacacacccccagtgatcgcatgtacctactgagtgcgagtaccgagtgagAGTGTCGAgtgaatgagtgactgtgaggaatgagtgaatgtgaggaaagagtgagtgaggttggagtgaatgagatgactgagtgactgttattctgagaggatgcattgatttcattatttgctgtaTTTCAGCTGTGAAATCTTATATTgttgaaatttcagtgaaatcttatattgttgaaatttcagtgaaatcttaattGTTGAACTTACGAGCATGCCTaatcttttatattggaaagtactgtatttggacttagctgagacgttcgtcactactttcagttctttatttattattgttacttactgatttggttgtactcatactacaccctgcacttcgtgtgcagatccaggtgatcccggatacagtgggtgttgattcttcggcacagttgatttttcggagattttgagttagctgccatatttcgcagaccttgtctctccttccctatatcattgtttactatatttggtcttagactattatagacaatattttccagacttgtaatgtatagatgctcatgtacttagtgacaccaggttttgggaatatGTTTTACCTAATATTTGTGAGAATTTCTATTAAACTTAATTATGATGTTTTCTGTATTTagaagaaattgtggtttattgaggttgttgtcttgcctagtatcgagataggcgccaacacgacaagttaggattttgggtcgtgacaactatatagctggctcaacaaagaaacgcatatatcacttccaagacagaacaaactactattttgctttgcggACACACGggaaaagttctagacatcaaatgcaatacaCAGAATACacgaaacctcacacacacacgtcacataactcactcacgatcgaactcatcaagacactctaataaaagtagttaagcaaagttaagatcgtacaatttaaggtgcttatacaagagtcaaaaactaagtccaagcgtcacaactaaagaacttattattctcaaggcataatgaaGTCAAAAGATATTGCTTTTATTTTAAAATCACAGCACAAGATCTCCTACtccaaaaaaaaaactaactacacccgtttcaaacaaaacccttggaaaaaaACCGCGGTACAAAGAAAACCAAAGGGGAATTATTATACTATCTAAGGAAAGTTATATATATCGAATgacatccatcgttgggaaaaataaaaaaattaaaattttcaatcaaatGAATTACATAAACATTTATACAttctatacatatatacatccctaccccacactttaaattgtgtcaTGTCCttatgacacacaaataaaaagaaagaggTAAGGATAACTTTCCTAAACATCTAGTCGGGATTTGAATCGAAGTTGGGCCCCATCCCTCGCGtccgaactaatgcacacatccatgcagacagcttcttctcGGCCTTCCTTGGATACACCACACACTTATCTTTTTTGCTCGCCGCAGTCTTCTCTTTCTtgcccttcactttccacacaACACTAGCAGCTAGCTTCTCCCTTTTACCCCCGTTTCTACATCCATCTCAAAAATCACAGTCTCCtcgcccactctaagcatgagttttatctcatgtatatctaatatttcTCTACCCATTGCTAGGAATGGTCTttctaggatgagggggacctccttgttctcttCCATATTAACCACTATGAAATCCAcaagaaatacaaacttatctacccgaactaagacatcttcaactATTCCCTCGGGTATTAGAGTTGTTTGGCCTGCCAGCTGCAATGATATTTGTGCAGACCTTATCTTTCCAATCTCCTTCACTAGTTTtctataaatagatagaggcattaaattaatttaGGCACCATAATCACAtagagacttatcaaaattagtaGTGCCTAAAGAGCGAGGTATGGTAAAACTCCCTCGATCTCCAtatttttgtgggagtttattttgcaatattgcACTGTAATGCTCTGTAAGCTTGACCACTAACGGTCtcttctattttcctcttctttgtgaGAATATCCTTCAAGAACTTGGTATAAGCCGGCATTTGtaagagcacttctgtgaatggtaggtttacatgaacctatttcagcacatctagaaatctcttaaactgcttgtccagcttttctcgaCTCAACTTTTGGGGAAAAGGCAACGTAGACATATGCTTGCTTTCATCATGTTCCGCCCTTCTTGATTTATCTTCCTTCTTTTTCTCAGTTTTCATCGGGCCTTtattctttttatcaacatcaccCTTCAACTGCTTCTCACTTTCTTTTTCAAAGTTTACCTCATTTTGGATcggagtgggatctttcaacacttgcctaCTTCTCAGAGTTACAGCCATCACTGTTTTTTttggatttctctcagtatcaacGAGAAGTATTCCTGAGGCTCTCTCCGACATTGGAGTAGCTAAGTGCCCAACCTGTTTTTTTAATCTTAGAAAAGATGTACTCAATTCTTTGATAGGTGCATCATGGTCATCaagcctctcatctgtcttgataatgaaggttTTCATAAGATCTTCCATGATAGATTGATTCGACTGTGGAGAGTGAtaatgctgcctctgctgattttgaaaaCTTGTAGCTCCTTGTTCTTGGAATCTagggttgttttgttgccatgcatttatAGTACCctcaggtgaactccatgaaatgtcggggtgcctctgacccattgcattatagTTTCctacaacattcacttcctcagttaaggcttgacactcatgggtTGGGTGTCCTCTTCCATATATATCACAAGTTGCAAGGTGTACATTTTGCATCGAATCTACAGTTAGCTTCCGTATTACTTTAGCCATAACATCAAGTTGTACTTGCGCAGATGTAGTAGCATCAACTTAGTAAACACcagttgattttcttctttccaTACTCTCAGAGGAccactgattagcatcttcaaataagtcatcaaaaattgtaactatctcctctggagtcttcttcataaaagggcctccaactgcattgctcaaaGTTCTACGCGAGAccagtgtcaatccatcccaaaaatcctggagttgcatccaaagTTCAATTCCTCTATGTTGACACCttctaactatctccttaaacttctcccatgcttcaaaaatagtttcattctctttctggtagaagttatggatttattttctaaacttgcccgtcttggGTGAGGAGAAATAtctatcaagaaattttctggtcatttccttccatgttctaattgatccatttggcaagcttcgaagccactacttcgcatcatctttaagtgaaaaagggaatgcccttaaatacactgcatcttgtgacacctcATTATATTGAAAaatgttcataatctcctcgaagttcaTCAGATgcgtgtttggatcttcgttcatttTCCCTATGAAAACGCAGTTGCTTTGAATGGTTTGAAAACaaccttgcttcaactcgaaattattagctgcaattggaggtggtctaacacttgacaaTTCTTGATTGTAGACTAGTCTGGCATAGTCACCCAATGCTCTACCAGGCCATGGTAGCGCATTCTCGAACTGGTCTTCAATCAAGGgtcgatttagattgaatcttcgacccctATTGTCTTCGACAGTTTCCTCAACAACTCTATGGGCTGCCTCAACAGCTATCCTTGCAGCTGCCTCTACCTCATTTTCATCGTTATTAGCCATGTGTTCTTAGGTTAAAGGTTGTCCCAAGAACCTTACGGTAAACTCTTTATCCTTCCTCAGTTGCCGCATGTGTTTTTCAAATTCTGGTTTGTAGGGTATTACTTCTCTACAAGAAGATTGTGTCATACACCGTGGACTTAACCTGTTGCATGCACACGAATGAGAAACccgtgaagaacaaaaataaaagtaaaaaacaaatcttgaattagcactacaaactatttccaacactattattgccaatccccgacaacAGTGCCAAAATTTGACAgtcgcaaaacacacacttaaattatgatcgctagtcaaagatagtatagtataattattGTGTCCACAATGATTtgatttaaatagtattatcgtagtttgtagttagattgctatccaggaggatcaacagttgagatatATATGAATTCTAACTACAAATAACTAAGAATAtaaagttattgactaatgacaatcgcaacaaaggtaagcaaggaagttatcaatgggagaaaatataggttgataggataggtgcaagataattgttcggggtctaactctagataatttacttctaatgttcaagtgagtctctcgaattcacttaattatcagcacaaatatttagtagaaactcatctctcgattaaatctcaacctcacaatatgaaccaatatAAGCTCggtgaatatatgcaagaattcataatggattggtctttaagagaacctctttcgactatcctcctaactaggtttaatcaaggattcaactagcctatttcgattacttagaagaatctatgaacttaaccaacaatataatgcaatcacaagttatgcctctctcaattacaAGAACAATTGAACATAGATgcacaattaaatcttccaaaaacgattcaaatacataaaactagagttataatccacaaacaaccatcaatacaccaaatccatcaaaatccaaaaagttctactccatagacatggagaagttcttcacaagtGAAacaaaagtataggaaaacataaatacaatccaaacctggatcttgagtgaggaaggaaggatgaaatccttgtgctctagCTTTTCCCTATTCTCCTTAGCTTTCTTAGGTCTTGGTATGTCAAAGGTTGTtctaaaatggtgttttggggtatttaatACGCCCCCAAAATAAAAacggacgaaactacccttttcTTAGCAAAATAGGACTATTCTTCCCCTAGTGCGCGCCCAATGCACGATCGCGCACTTGGGTGGTgtcagttgaaaatttgggaaagtgtaaaacatgaaagttgtagcccatttaaatagctttccaacgatatattgtgaaGCCCAAACACATATCTAAGCTGaaggttatgtgcattttactggacaatgtgcagtatgcctgctcgattcttcgtttcgttcttaaagtgcactatcatccATTGATCCCTAAACACGATCCCAACTTCATCCTTGGGTTTTTACTaagacttcaaaactccaaaatagcatgaattcttttcacaatatctacatagattggaatcactcctacaaggcataaaatatataattagtgcaaaacactagagATTAAAGCTCCAACTAAATTAaggtgcagtaaattagagtgcaataagcgactaaaatacgggattatagcctaccatcagtcgTCTGCTCCATGCGCCCCCTTGTTGGGATGCTCTTTCACCGTCTGAGCCTAGTTATACATGGACTCAGTGAACAAAGGAGACTCGGTGATGTCTATCATACTGAGTACTTCCTTAGGGGCATTGCCTGCATCCCGGGaagcctcggccccggcctcctTGTTGGCCTCCCTAACTTGAAGCAGATCAGTCTTGCCTATGTCCGGTTCAGAGGACACTTGCCCTTCGAGTTGCGACGACATACAAGCAATCAGATCGAAggctccttcttcttctttttcttcggaCTCGTCCCTCAGCCGATAGAGTTAGTCCAAGGATGGTGCTCGGACACTGGTACTTTCTTTAGATTTGCGCACCAGtcttcttcttgttttcttcttctccgagctcAGAGAACCCGAAGGCctgtttcttttcttctcttcatcCCGTTTCTTCGCTACTGATTGGAGGCCTCAGTTCGGCATCCTTGGATAAACCTACGAATAAAAGTAAGGGGAGCAAGGACTTAATGATAAAGGAGGCATCTAAACATTACCTATTCAGGAAAGgagtctcaccatgggaacgggcatcacaacggcccttcgagagcttgcgGCATGAGCGCTCGGAGTAGGGCATTTGTGTTACGATGCCCTAGACCTGCTTCTTGAGTCGAAGAACAGCATTCGAGACCCGGGCGACAACTGCACCATCACAGAGCACCAATAAGAAACAAGGAAAAAAAGTATAAAATTGACTTTCGAAAGCAAAGTTATACTTACGAGATGTGTTCCACTTCTCGGCGAACGGTAAGCGCTCAGCTGGGATCaagtccgaagtcctcactcggaTAAAGCGACCTTGCCAGCCCCCATCCCGGTCTTCATCAATACTTAAGAATGGAGCCTTACTGGCCCAGCGCACGCACTTTATCAGCCcctcggaagattcggggactataTAAGCGTAGAAGATGGTCGACGGTGAACGAGCAACCATCGATTCTGCTCACGAAAAACCGTAGGAAGATCACGATCCTCTAGAGCGAAGGATGAATCTGACCGAGGcatacctcgtacctcttgcagaaTTAAATGATGACCAGGTCTATtgggcccaatgtaaagggataagtgtagacACTTTGatatccctcgacatgggtggtgATGGCTTCATCGGGGTCAGGAACCACCACGTGCTTGTCAACCTAATTGCAATCCTTTTTGACCATAGAGAGGACTTCTTCAGTGATTGAGCATATGTATCTTGAGACCTTCTCACACCGGCCTTGTACGGAGGAAGGTTTCTCAGCCTTAAAATTGGTGGTTACCGAGCATCCTCTAGGGACGAATATTTTCAAAGGGGGTTCTGATACTGGTTCATCGACAGCAGTACGCGAAACAGTTCTTTCAGCCTCAGTAACCTGCCACAAAGTAGAAGGGTTCTCTTTTGGGGAATGGtttttgaagtctttgccatttcctTAAAAATAGAGGAAGAGAGGAAGATGATGGAGTGCACTTGTTGGCTTGATATGGAAATGAACAAGAGTTCTTGTAAAGGATCTCAAATAACCAAAGTATAACTGCTAGAAAGTATTGAAATTTTGAAGGTACGAGGGTAAAAGATTTGAATGTAAAGTTGGAATGAACAAgagaagaggtatttatagtatttcagtGGCGGTTCACATCCAGAAATGGCCGACCGGCGGCTGatatgcatttaatgccattaagacttgactgactAGGACGTTTTGTTTGTTTTGTCATTTCCGTCACAGggtatcgaagtaagaatcggaagctcatgtcgtttctcgtcgtctactctccgaaaatcgaggggactatctgtatacgaacAAAATCGAGCTCACCTACGGCATGATAGGTCAGACCCGAAACGTGGCAATAAAGGACTaaagatcgaccccaagtcctATAGAGCTGAGCCCGGGGCCAGAACgtctgccttcgagaatatcgagatCGTGATCACGGAATCGGTCCTAGCTTCGAATGTGCTAGAAGGAACATTGTTAGCGTAGCCAACAGAAgatcgaaatatccgtgaccggtcggatattacggcagaaatctcggcatgtatcaataaggaaccggcaatcagtAAATTAAGAGAtttgttttaccttttatagaatatTACAAAAAAGTAGGACTTATCTACTGTATAAAGGGGTCTTATAATTCATTtagcacattgtaacacgcattaccaagcaatatattattatttttctctttaagctcttgttcttaTATATCTTGATACCGATCGAAGTGCATTCAgttcgagggtggctaacctcCCAAGACTCAAATAGTCTAATTCGTGTAGTTTgaatttacttttttattaattattccgTGGATTTAAGTTCTAAACTTGTAGTATACACTTTACGCACAAACAATATG is a window from the Nicotiana tomentosiformis chromosome 10, ASM39032v3, whole genome shotgun sequence genome containing:
- the LOC138900378 gene encoding uncharacterized protein; this encodes MPAYTKFLKDILTKKRKIEETVSGQAYRALQKLVKEIGKIRSAQISLQLAGQTTLIPEGIVEDVLVRVDKFVFLVDFIVVNMEENKEVPLILERPFLAMGREILDIHEIKLMLRVGEETVIFEMDVETGVKGRS